acaggagtttttaacactcactgtccagtgaaacagatggactacagtctttaacggtagaactacaaagtgcagctatacagtaagtggagcagataaaatggacaatgagcgtagaaacaaggaggtggtcataatgttatgcctgattggtgtactaTGAAATGAATCACTGCTGTACTGAAGGTGCTCCACCTCATAAAATAATGGAACAATGGTCCTGTGATCAGAAAATGACCAATAACTGATGAGTTAGAGGATGCCTGACAGTGTGCAGCAACAGTACACATATATAGCACAACTATAAGGTAGTGATTTCTAATAAAAAGACCAGCAAGTGAAAGTAcagggcaggtgtttctaacaaagtggccaacACGTGAAAATAAAGGGTAGATGTTTCTTTCAAAGGGGCCGCTGAGTGAAAGTACAGGGTAGGTATTCATACgaaatggccaatgagtgaaAATATAGGGTAAAAATATagggtaagtgtttctaataaaatggccagagaggggaagtacagggtaggtgtttctaacaaagtggccagtaagtgaaattacagtgtagatgtttctaatgaCGTAGATACTGACATCACATACAGAAGCACACACTGACAACTTTAATGAACTCTTACAGTCGATGTCCACTTGACAGTCCTCAGGGTTCTCGATGTGGTTTTCCTCCGTCATGATGATGTTCTCGATGTCTTTCATGGACAGGTGGTCACAGAATGTGTCGTACAGGAGCCGCTTCAGCTCCTCCACTGTGAGCTTCTGCATATCACACTACAAAACAAGGGAGAATGACATTATAAAACAGACAGCGAAGACGCTAAACTGCTCTTCATTGATATTCAGGGTTTGGATTTTAATTTAAGCGTTTACTGAATGATGATTCTGTAAAACTTACATTGTCACTGCGATCGGATTAATATCAGATCACTGAAACCGCATTCGGAGGTGGTCAGAGACAGATCTTGACCACATTTTATGTGAGCGATAACGGAATAGGTGAGAGGGTAAACATGGAAATGAAAGATGATGTAGGACTGCACTCTGTCCAAGCCCTGCTTGTCAACTTAcaggaaaaaagtaaacaaaattcACTAAACTTTCAGTAAACTGAAATGATGCACATATTGATGAAAAATCACATCTGATCTGGTCACACATTTTGGTCAAAAGTGTAATTAGAATCCAACTAAAGCATATCCAGACACGATCTGGACCCTAACACGTCAATGCAAGGTGTGGACAGTGTCATTGAGTTCTATCAACTATATTAATGTACATGAAGATACCCACAAAATGTAGATTTGATATCTGCACATTATCTAAAGCTTAAAATACATGAGCAGCGCTGTGGATGCAATTTGCAGCAATTTGCAAAGCACCTCTCTGTTTGACTGCTTAATGAGCGGTTAACTGCAGAGTGAGTAGGAGGGCGTTTAAGTTCCTGATTTggtctgttgtgtgtgtgtgtgtgtgtgtgtgtgtgtgtgtgtgtgtgtgtgtgtgtgtgtgtgtgcgagagacagcagcagaagagtgtgtgtctgttgtcAGTTTTAATAAGAGTGAGGTGCCAAATAATCACCTTCCAGAAAACAGAGTCAAAACCTGTTCCATTGAACTTGTCAGGCATTCCAGCAGCTGAGAGCTTCGGGCCAAGCAGTGTTACAAACTCCTCAAAATCCACCTGTCCAtcgcctgagagagagagcaagagagcgagagagagagcgaaagagagagagagagagagagagagagcatgagcaTGGTGTTTATTTTAGTATTGTGGATAAGCCTGGAGGATACTGCATGTATCTGTAACATCTGTTCAATGGCAAGACTGAAGGATTGGCTCCTGAAGGCTTTGTCAACTCATTTGACTATATGCAAAGTCCCACCTCCCTTGATTACTGTTGCCATGTCCATCAAAATTTCAgctcataattttttttttttaaaaaacagactAAAAAGTTCAGGCATATCAAGGGAAATTCAATACAGGAGtgcatttgaaacattttcCTATTAAAAATAACACTGTAGAAGGAAACTTTCATATCAATAAGGAGGATCTTTGATGCtaccccttcagatgagctaatgctaaacctgttttaatttaaattaaattgttctgtaaagttatttttcattagaaattatattaaaatgaacGTTAACAAATACAGTAACTCAGATAAAGTTTAGCTTACCGTATaatgtttttaatagttttaacaTTGTGATCTTCTACTTAGTTATGAGCAAAACTTATTCAGCTTCAAGAAAGAGGTAAAAACAGCTCTGCATGATCAAGATAGTGTATGACAGGCATTCTATGTTCCTCAGTAGCATCTTTCCACTATTTCTTAGTTTAGTGAGTCCCACTAGTTTACTGCCACtgctgttctcactgcaggtttgttacGAGGAGtatgaatctcaaatggctctctACTGcttatgtagtgcactatgttgGTCATGAAATAACAATGTCTATAAGCAAATAGAGCATCATTTGTCTAATAGAAAGACTGTGGACTTCAGCACAGGTTCCATGTCTTGCATGGTGCACTATATAAGGATTATATTAGGGAGTCATTTGTGATCCAGCATTAGTTTTTTCTACACTTGATGGATAAAATAGCATATCATTACTGTCGGAAGTAAACCCCATATCTCcaattttgacttttttcagttttttacataatttggaaatacctgttgccctttacattgtgtgtaaatttcatgatgaatggaccaaaagaaacggcccaaaatgacttggaaaaaattctggttccattgacttacattaaaagtaaagtaggttttttccttctcctctaaagttaccactttggagatatgaggtgttcttctgacaacagcaaaatataaattaattgAGGTGGTCATATAGGTACTTTAAATGAATTTGTAAAGAATTTAAAGGCTTTTTTCATAGACTATGCTATCGACTCATTAACTAATTCACAAGCTCCTCCTGTGCTGGGCTAGGGCTTTTGAAGTatggaaaagaataaaaatgtgcaaagtATGAAGACTTGACTGACTTCTTCTGTGCAAGAATAAAAGTAATGCAAAACAATAGAATATTCTGGAAAATGTGGTTAAACTGCTAACACTATATGTACAAAAGTATCCAAACACCTCTTCTAATGATTATATTTGGCTACTATAAGGGCCATgttcttaaatctagtcaatatatatatatatatatatatatatatatatataacatttcccattttgagatgattGTGCAATTATAATAAGATTATCTAGCTTATTTGTACAAGCAACATTATCTGTGAGATATCAGTGAGATAAtttaacttaataaaatgacttaaaacaagtaaaaaggtAAATTAATCTTAGAACAATCActacaggagaaatattagatttattgactatttaagataattttacttggcAAGGAACCATTTTTTTGTAGTGTGTTACTAACACAGGTGTTCATTTTTGCACAAACAGCTcatataatctccatagaaaagcactggcaATAAAACAGGATGCTctcaagcagctgcacacataAGCGTGAGGTCACCATATCAAGTATCTGCTATAAAGAGTATATAGTCCCCTGGCACCAGGCTGTGGAGCAAAGGAACTGCATCATATGGAGAAAAGCTCCATTCAATATttctggagtgatccagaactgataatccaacaccagtacctgacctaactaatgctcttgtggctgaatgcaatcaaatcctcacagcaatgttccaacgtCTAGTATAAAGCCTTCTTCAAAGAagagaggctgttactgcagcatagggggccaactccatattaatacccttgatttccaAAGAAATGTCAAATGAGTAGGTATCTAGAAACTTTTGGACAAAAGTTCATAAACTATGGTTtggtagtgttttttttctctgtgaagCTGACAGAGTGTTTCTTCTCACCGTCCATGTCCAGTCTCTGGATGATGACCTCCAGCTCCACTTCATTGGGCATGTAGCCCAGAGAGCGCATGGCCATGCCCAGCTCCTGCTTCGAGATGAACCCGTTCCCATCCCGATCGAACACCTTAAACGCCTCACGGATCTCTGAAAGAGAGTCACACATAAACATGTTTCACCAAAAATATAAGGGGCTTAACTCTCTGAGCTCACATTGGAAAATAACCATAGCCAACATTAAGCACTTACAGCACTGTAGAAGATAAACTTCATTtattccttcatttatttcatttccattcagcCGTTAAGCACACATTATTAATTTGATTAGATATTTgataatccacttacataagaaagaagaaagtcaaaggacaagagttcttttttaaaactgtttcgGGGGACTAATGGAACTAATAACTGTGCAAGGCCTGGTGGACCACCAAGTCTGTCCCCATCAGCTAAACAGCACTTAcggctttcatctttgagagagagaggagaaaattaagctgcctgagatctgaaaacatccacagccaTCCTTCCACAGAAGACATGTCAGTGCTATGGGTGTGAAAGGATATGTAACTGTCGAGAAGCCCTCACTAAGAAAAGGAGGAggcaaaaaagaacattttcaaatcaaataaagaagctgctgatgttctcagagcaattgacttaccaccccagagtccagacttcaacataactgaatgtgtttggcattacttcaatcatgagaagcagaaaatgcaaccaactcctaagactgaacttctgGAGGTGTGCAAAAACATCCCATTGCCCTCacgaaagaaaaagaatagaagctgtattAAAAGCAAAGggtgaacacactaaatacgGAAGGATTTGATATTATAAAAATCTGCAAGTtgtgaaaatacatgttttgtgcttttctttctgagacaaaaaaaataaatagcttaTATCGAATGGCTCTTTAGTGTGAAAGTGAAATAATccgggtggtctctgacttttgcacagtgctgtatttggTTGAATACTATTATAATCAGTGCTAACATTCCAGATTTAGTGTATTCAACACGGCAA
This sequence is a window from Pygocentrus nattereri isolate fPygNat1 chromosome 20, fPygNat1.pri, whole genome shotgun sequence. Protein-coding genes within it:
- the LOC108443917 gene encoding calcium-binding protein 7; amino-acid sequence: MPMHPVTSTLMYRGICTIPDILSYRAPVNLPEDEVEEIREAFKVFDRDGNGFISKQELGMAMRSLGYMPNEVELEVIIQRLDMDGDGQVDFEEFVTLLGPKLSAAGMPDKFNGTGFDSVFWKCDMQKLTVEELKRLLYDTFCDHLSMKDIENIIMTEENHIENPEDCQVDIDSSSPTQQVKQTCVRKSLICAFAIAFIISVMLIAANQVLRSGMK